Part of the Georgenia sp. TF02-10 genome, CGCCGCGCAGCGCGGCCTCGTCCACCCGGCCCGGGTCCTGGACCTCCACCCGCAGCCTGGTGATGCAGGCCTCCAGGTCGAGGATGTTGTCGCTGCCGCCGAGGCCAGCGAGGATCGCCTCCGCCGTGTCCATGTGCTCCCCTTCGGGTGGGTCCGCCGCCCGGGTGGGGGAGGCAGGTCCGGGCCCGCGGTGGTCCAGACGTCTAGATCACAGCGCGCGTGCCGTGCACGTGTCAAGCGGGACCGGGGTCGCCGTCCAGCGACGGGGCCGACGGCGGCTCGCCCGTCCGTGCGCCCGACGGCGGCTCGCCGTCCGTGCGCCCGACGGCGGCCAGCGCGCCAACGCCGGTCCGTCACTCCTCGGGCTCCCGGCCCCACAGCTCCTCCAGGTCGCTGGCCAGGGTGTCCGCCTCCGGCCCGACGACCACCTGGACCACCCGGCCGCGGAGGAGGAACCCGTGGCAGCCGGCGGCCCGCAGGGCTGCCGGGTCCACCCGGACCGGGTCCACGACCTCGGCGCGCAGCCGGGTGACGCACGGCTCGATCTCGCGGATGTTGTCGGCCCCGCCGAGGGCGGTGACGATCAGCTCGACGTCCTTCATGACAGACCTCCCTTGGCGTGCACGGGCAGCGGCCGGCCCGACCCGGCGCCCGACCGCCACGGCGGCGCCACCGCCGGGCTGGGCGGGCTGACCGGCGCCCACAGGGCGTACCGGTCCCCGCGGTAGATCGACCTGGCGTAGGACACCGCGACGTTGGCGCTGAAGGTGCGCCGGGTGATGAGCAGCCCCGCCGCGCCGTCGGGCACGCCGAGCAGGGCGGCCGAGCGGTCCCGGACCGTCACGGCCTCGATCACGTCCTCGCCCCACGACGGCGGGTAGCCGTGCTGGGCCAGGGCGGCGAACGTGCCGTCGGCGTGCTCGGCGTCGAGCAGGCCGGGCACCAGGTCCGCCGGGACCCAGTTCTCCTCCAGCGCCATCGGCACCCCGTCGGCGACCCGGACCCGGTGCAGGTAGTACACCCCGGCCCCGGCGGGGCGCTCGAGCGCCGCGGCGACCTCGGCCGGCGCGGCCACCTGCGCGGCGGTGAGCACCCGGGAGCTCGGCTCCATGTGCCGCCGGCGCATCTCCTCGTCGAAGGAGGTCAGCCGCAGCTGCATGTCCACCTTGGGCTGCGCCACGAAGGTCCCGCGGCCCTGGACCCGCTCGAGCAGCCCGTCCACGACCAGCGCGTCCACGGCCTGGCGCACCGTCATCCGGGAGACGCCGAAGCGCTCGCACAGCTCCCGCTCCGACGGGATCTTGCTGCCCGGCGGCGCCAGCCCGTCCTCGACCAGGCCGAGGAGGTACTCCCGCACCGTCGTGTACTTCATCCCGCGCTCCTTCCCCGCCCGCCGTCGACGCACCAACCACCCCGCCCGCCGTCGGACGCACCAGCCCCGTCCACCGCCACCAGCCGGCCCGGCGACGGCGCCCGGCCCGGCCGGACCGACCCGCCCCAGCCTGCCGACCCCCGGTGCTTGACACCGTGCGCCGGACGCGGTCTAGTGGCCCTGCGAGTGGTCCAGACCACTACCGTACGCGGTCCGGACGCCGACGTAACCCGGTCGGGACGCTGACGTATCCACTGCCGGGCAGGGCGGCGACGGCGCGCCGGAGAACAAGGAGACATGATGACAACGGCAACGTCGGCTGCGGGCACCCGCGGCAAGCGGCAGATCCCCGGGTTCGCGCAGCTGCAGCGCGTGGGCCGCTCCCTCATGCTGCCGATCGCCACCCTGCCCGCCGCCGGGCTCCTGCTGCGCTTCGGCCAGCCGGACCTCCTGGGCGCGGAGGGGGTGTCGAGCTGGAACGGCTTCGGCTGGGTGCAGCCGGTGGCGGACGTCCTCGCCGCCGCCGGCGGGGCCATCCTGGACAACCTGGCGATCATCTTCGCCCTCGGTGTCGCCATCGGGTTCGCCCGGAAGTCGGACGGGTCGACGGCGCTCGCCGCCCTGATCGGCTACCTCACCTTCAACGCGGTGCTCGGTGCGCTGGCGCCGTACTTCGGCGCCGGCGCCGAGGGCGAGGAGACGATCAACTACGGGGTCCTCGGCGGCATCACCATCGGCATCATCGCCGCCCTGCTGTGGCAGCGGTTCTACCGCACCAAGCTCCCGCCCTACCTGGCGTTCTTCGGCGGCCGGCGGCTGGTGCCGATCATCACCGCGTTCGCGGCGGTCGTCGTCGCCGTGCTCTTCGCGCTGATCTACCCGGCGTTCAACTTCGTCATCGGCGGCTTCGGCGACTGGGTCACGCACCCGGGCAACTCGGTCATCGGCGGCTTCGTCTTCGGCACCGTCAACCGGCTGCTGATCCCGTTCGGGCTGCACCACCTGCTGAACAACCTGCCCTGGTTCCAGTTCGGCGAGTTCACCAACCCCGCCACCGGCGAGGTGGCCCAGGGCGACATCTACCGCTTCCTGGCCGGCGACCCGAGCGCCGGCACCTTCATGACCGGGTTCTTCCCCATCATGATGTTCGCCCTGCCCGCCGCGGCGCTGGCCATCTGGCGCACGGCCCGGCCGGAGCGGCGCAAGGTCACCGGCGGCATCATGGTCTCCGTCGCCCTGACCGCGTTCCTCACCGGCATCACCGAGCCGCTGGAGTACGCCTTCGCCTACGTGGCCTTCCCGCTCTACGCCGTCCACGCCCTGCTGACCGGCACCTCCCTGGCGCTGGTCAACGCCCTGGACCTGCACCACGGGTTCACCTTCTCCGCCGGCGCGATCGACTACCTGCTCAACTTCGGCATCGCCACCCGGCCGCTGCTCCTCGTCCCAATCGGCCTGGCCTACGCCGTCATCTACTACTTCCTGTTCAGCTGGGCGATCCGCCGGTTCAACCTCATGACGCCGGGCCGGGAGGTCGAGGGGGCCGGCGGCACGGCGGCACCCTCGGTCTTCGACGAGGCGCAGGAGGCGGCGGCGGTGTCTACCGGCAAGCGCGCCGCCGAGGCCGACGTGCGGGCCGAGCGGACCGACCCGCGCCGCGCCGCCGCCGACGCCGCCACCGAGCCGGGCAAGACGCCCGGCGAGGAGGCCCGGGACGTGCGCGACACGGGCACGGAGTTCCCGGAGAACCGGGACCGGGGCCGCTGAGGAAAGGCCGGGGCCGGCCGGCACCGGTCCCGCCAGGTCCGCGGGCGCCGTCGTGCGGACGACGGCGCCCGCTGCCGTGTGAGGACGACGGCGCCCCGCCGAGCCTCGCTGGCGTGGACCCTCGGCCCGCCGGACCGGACCTACCGAGCGATACCCTGCCGGTCGTGAGCATCCTCGTCATCGGCGGCGCCGGGTACATCGGCGCCCACGTGGTCCGCCTCCTCCAGCAGCGCGGCGAGGACGTCGTCGTCGTCGACGACCTGTCCACCGGGACGGCCGACCGGACCGGTGACGCCGTCCTGGTCGAGCTCGACGTCGCCGCCCCGCACGCGCAGGAGCGGCTCGAGCAGGTCATGCGCGAGCACGCCACCACCGCCGTCATCCACTTCGCCGCCCGCAAGCAGGTGGGGGAGTCGGTGGCGAGGCCGGCCTGGTACTACCAGCAGAACGTCGGCGGGATGGCGAACCTGCTCGCGGCCATGGAGGCCGCCGGGGTGCGGCAGATGATCTTCTCCTCCTCCGCCGCCGTCTACGGCATGCCCGCGGTGGAGACCGTCACCGAGGACACCGAATGCCACCCCATCAACCCCTACGGGGAGACCAAGCTCGTCGGGGAGTGGCTGCTCGCGGACTGCGCCCGGGCCTGGGGCCTGCGCTGGGCCGGGCTGCGGTACTTCAACGTCGCCGGCGCCGGGTGGCCGGACCTTGGTGACCCCGCGGTGCTCAACCTCGTGCCGATGGTGCTGGACCGGCTCGCCCGCGGGGAGCGGCCGAAGATCTTCGGGGACGACTACCCCACCCCGGACGGGACCTGCATCCGGGACTACATCCACGTCCTCGACCTGGCCCAGGCGCACCTGGCGGCGATGGACCACCTCGCCGCCGACGGCGAGCTGACCGAGCACGTCTTCAACGTCGGTACCGGCACCGGGGCCTCCGTCCGGCAGGTCGTCGAGGAGATCGGCGCCGCCTCCGGGCTGGACGTCACCGCCGACGTCGAGCCGCGCCGGCCCGGCGACCCGCCCCGGCTGGTCGCCTCCGCGGACCGGATCGGGCAGGTGCTGGGCTGGAAGGCCGAGCACGGCCTGACCGACATCATCCGCAGCGCCTGGGAGGCCTGGCAGGCGGGGCCGCGCCGGATCGGCTGAGGCCAGGTCAACGGGCCGCACGAAGCTCGGCGGCGAAGCCGCCGCGCCAGTCGGGGTGGGCTGGCCGCCAGCCCAGCTCGGCCTTGGCTCTGGTGTTGTCGGACCCGCGGGCTGTCGTCATCATGTGCACCAGCCCCGTGCCGCCGACCGCTCGGGCCAGCCACACCGGCAGACGTCGCGGTTCCGGCGCACCCAGCATGCGCGCCACCTCCGGCAGCCATTCCCCCACCCGCACCGGGTCGTCGTCGACGACGTTGTAGACGCCGTGGCCCCGAGCCAGGGCGGCCACCGCAGCATCCGCGGCGTCCTCGACGTGCAGGAACGACCACACCGCTCCGGCGTCCCCGACGAGCGGGAAGCGGCGACGGCGGATCGCCTCGACCTGGGCGCCGCGAGCACCGAGCGAGGTCCCGGGGCCGTAGAGCGCGCCGTACCGCAGGACCACCCCGTTCGGGTAGCTCGTGACCAGCCGCTCGAGCTCGACGATCGCGGCGAAGGTACGCCGGAACGCCGGTGCGGGATCCGGGTCCAGGCGGTCCTGCTCGGTCTTGACCGACCCGCCCTCCGGGGCCCAGGGCCAGCCGCAGAAGCTCTGCGCCACCAGCTGCGGCGGTCGCGGGAGCGCGTGCGCGGCGGTGATCAGGGTGCGGGTGCCGGCGGTGCGCAACCGGTTGGTGACCGCGAACGCCCGGTCGAAGCGGCGCACGTTGTTGCCGAGCCCGGACAGGGCCGTCGCCTGGTGGATGATGGCGTCCGGCTGGTGGTCCGCGACGAGCGCGGCCGTGGCGGCGGCGTCGAGCAGGTCCAGCCGCCGGAGCTGCACGCCCTCGGGCACCGCGCGCGGCACGTGGCGGGCCGTGGCCACGACCTCGTGGCCGGCCTCGGCCAGCCTGGCGAGCAGGGGCCGACCCACCACCCCGGTGGCGCCCACGACGAGTACCTTCATCGCTTCCTCCTGGTGACCGAGATCCGAGCCAGACACTTGGGCCGGCGCTCCGGGGATCGGTGTTTGACACCTCCCGCGGCTCACCCCCCGCCGGGCAGCACCTCCGCAGCCAACGACGACAGCCGGGGGTCGGCCAGCGGCAGCCGCGCGATCTCGTCCAGCGTGAACCACCCGATGGCCTGGTGCTCATCCAAGGCGGTGTTGCGGGCCTCACCGCGCCATCGCTCCACCCGGAGCACGGTCAGGTCCGCCCGGTCGATCACCACCCGCCAGCGCTGGCCGACCGCCGAGACGTCGATGCCCAGCTCCTCCCGGCACTCCCGGCGCAGGGCCTCGACCGCGCTCTCCCCGCTTCGGACGTGCCCTCCGACCAGGTCCCAGACGCCCGGGTACCACGGCGCGTCGTCGCGACGATGGCACAGCAGCAGCCGACCGTGCCGCACCAGCACGCAGGCCACGACTTCTGGGCGGGACACGCTCATGCCGACCACCCGGCTCAGCCCGGGCCGCCGTCGCCCAGCACGAGCGCCCGCAGCTGCTCGACCGGCAGCTTCGGCCGACGGTCCTCGTCGAGCAGGCCGTTGGTCTCCTGGCCGGTGTCGGTGAGCTGGGTGTAGCAGAAGCCGGCCAGCGGCGGGCACGCGCGCACCGCGTCGAAGAGGTCGCGCAGCCGGGCGGCGAAGTCCTCGGCGTCGGCGGCCGTGGAGTACCCCCAGGCCTCCTCCCGGTCGGCGGCGTAGCTGACCCCGCCGAACTCGGTCAGCATCAGCGGCTGGCCCCGGTCGCCGTCGCAGGTCAGCCGGACCCGCCGGCCGGCGTGGCCGATGCCGCCGGCGAGCAGCTCGCGCACGGCGTCCGCCGTGCCGTACCGCTGGCGGAGCTGCTCCCCGGAGGGGGCGTAGTCGTGCACCGACCAGATGTCGGAGTCGGTGTGCTCCCAGCCGTCGTTGGACACCACCGGGCGGGTCGGGTCTACCGCCCGGGTCAGGTTGGCCAGCCCGGTGGCGTAGTGCCGCTGGGCCGGCACGTGCGCGGCGTGCTGGACGCCCCAGCTCTCGTTCAGCGGCACCCAGGTCACGACGCACGGGTGGGAGCGGTCCCGGCGGACCAGCGCGACCCACTCCCCGGTCACCTGCTGGACCGCCCGGGCCGAGAAGGCGTAGGCGCTCGCCATCTCACCCCAGACGGCGAGGCCCAGCCGGTCCGCCCAGTACAGGAAGCGCGGGTCCTCGGCCTTCTGGTGCACCCGGACCGCGTTGAAGCCGAGCGCCTTGATGGCCTCGACCTCGGCGCGCAGCGCGGCGGCGCTCGGGGCGGCCAGGTGGGACTGGGGCCAGTAGCCCTGGCCCAGCACCGAGCGGAGGTAGTAGGGGCGGTCGTTGAGGAGGAAGCGGCCGTCGGCGACGGCGGCCGAGCGCAGCCCGAGGTAGGAGGTGACCTCGTCCGGCCGGGACCGGGCCGCCGGGCCGGGTGTGCGCTCCGCCGTCGCCGGCCCCGCCAGGGTCAGCGTGGCGTCGACCAGGGTCGGGCGCTCCGGTGACCAGAGGAGCTCCTGGGCGGCCTGCCCGTTGTGCTGGCGGGGGAGGTCCAGCAGTACCCGCACGTCCTGGTCCAGGACCCGGGTCGACTGCTCGGCGAGCAGCTCGCCGTCGTGCTCGAGGCGGACCCGCAGCGTCTCCTGCCCGGTCGGCCGGCGGCTCAGCCGGACCTCCGCCGTCACCGACGCGGCCGGCAGGTCGGCGGTCCAGGCGAGCTCGGCGATGTGCAGCGCGGGGACGGCCTCGAGCCAGACCGGCTGCCAGATGCCGGTGGTGCGGTGGTACCAGACCGCGTGCGGCTCGGCCCGCCAGTCCTGCTTCCCGCGCGGCTTGGCGACGTCGGCCGGGTCGTCCTGGGCCCGGACGACCAGCTCCAGCGGTCGGGGCACCACCGGCGCCCCTGGCTCCGCCGACCGGGCCGCCCGGGTGACGACGTCGGTGATGTCGACGGCGAAGGGCGTCTGCCCGCCCTCGTGGCTGCCGAGGTGCTGCCCGTCGAGCCACACCGTCGCGCGGTAGTCCACGGCGCCGAAGTGCAGCAGCACCCGGTCACCCTGCGCGCCGCCGTCCGGGCCGTCCGCCGGTCCGCCGTCCGGGCCGTCCGCGGGTCCGCCGTCCGGGCTGCCCGCCGCGCCGTCCGTGGCGAACCAGGCCCGGCGCAGGTCCGCGGCGTCGATGGTGCGCCGGTACCAGACCTCGGGCAGGAAGCCGGTCTCGCCGACGCCGGACGCCGGCGACTCCGGCGGGAAGGGCACCTCGATCCGCCGGTCGAAGCGGACCTCCCCCGGGGTGGTCCCGCCGGGCGGGGCGACGGCGAAGTCCCAGGTGCCGCACAGGTCGGCCCACCGGGACCGGACGGCCTGCGGCCGGGGGTAGGTGCCGTCCTGCCGGCTGGCGGGGGCGTCCTGCCGGCTGCCGGCGCCGGGCGGCGGGGGTGCGCTCATCGTTCCTCCTCGGGCACGGCGGCCGGGCCGGGTCGTCCGGGCCTCACCCGCGGCCGCCCGTGCCCGCGGCCGCGGTGCTCTGCCGGGGGAGCAGCCGGTGCTCCACCGTGACCGTCCGCGGCTCCGTGCCGGCCGGCGCCAGCAGCAGCTCCAGCGCGGTGGCCGCGACGGCCCGCTTGTCCGGGGAGATGGTGGTCAGCGCCGGGTTGGCGAACCGGCCCTCCTCCACGTCGTCGATCCCCACCACGGCGACGTCACCCGGGACGTCCAGGCCGCGGCTGGCGAGGGTGTGCATGGCCCCCAGGGCGAGGGCGTCGTTGAAGCAGAACACCGCGTCCGGTGGCTCGGGCAGGGCGAGCAGGCGGTCCATCGCGGCGGCGCCGTCGGGCCGGTGGAAGTGCTCGACGACGGCGACCAGCTCGGCCCGGCGGGGCACCCCGGCCCGGTCCAGGGCGTCGTGGTAGCCGGCCAGACGCAGCAGCGCCGTCTCGTTGGGGCCGTCCAGCTGGGCGCCGATCGCGGCCACCCGCCGCCGGCCGCGGTCGAGCAGGTGGCCGGTGGCCTCGGCCGCGGCCCGCCGGTTGTCGATCGTGACCAGGTTGAAGCCGCTGGGCCCGATGTGCTCGCCGAGCAGCACGAGCGGGGTCTGGACCGGGTAGGTGCGCAGGGTCGCCGCGGTCAGCGCCAGCGGGCTGAGGACCAGGCCGTCGAGCACCGGCAGGTCCACCCCGCTGAGGAGGGCCCGTTCGGCCTCCTCGGTGCCGTCGGTCTGGCTCAGCAGCACGATGCGCCCGTGGGCCTTGGCGGCGCGCACGAGCTCGCTGGCCAGCTCGGCGAAGTAGGGCTGGGTCAGCTCGGGCAGGGCGACGGCGACCAGCCCGGTGGTCCCGCGGCGCAGGTGCCGGGCGGCGAGGTTGGGCCGGTAGGGCAGCTCGCGCAGCGCGCTCTCGACCTTCTGCTGGGTGGCGGCGGTGACCGAGCCGGTGCCGTTGACCACGTTGGAGACGGTCTTGATGGACACCCCCGCCCGGGAGGCGACGTCCTGCAGCCGGATCCGCCCGGTCCCCACGGCAGCACCTCCTCGGTCGCGGCGCCCGACGGCGCCCACCCGGCGCGGCCGCCGCGCCCGGCATCACCGTGACCCTACTGAGATGCCGGTGGGGTTGTACAACGTTTACCGGTGAGGTAGGAAATGCAGTGCGTGGCACTCACCCAGCGCAGCACCGTGCCCTGCGCATCCTGACGAGGAGCTCGACGATGAGAAATGCACCACGTCCCCACCCCCGCACCCCCCGCCGGGCCGCCCGTACCCCCCGCCGGGCCGCGGCGCTGGCCGTGACCACCGCCGGGGCGCTGGCCCTGGCCGCCTGCGGCGGGGGGATGACCCCCGAGGAGGCCGCCGGCGGCGGCGAGGCCGCCGCCCCGGAGGCCGAGTTCACCGGCGAGTACACCGGACCGGAGGTCGAGCTGGCCTACTGGAACGGGTTCACCGGCGGTGACGGCCCGTTCATGCAGGAGATGGTCGACCAGTTCAACTCCGAGCACGACAACATCACCGTCGTCCCCAACACCATGGAGTGGGGCGACTTCTACCAGCGGGTCCCCGCCGCGGTGAACGCCGGGGAGGGCCCCGACGTCGGCGTCATGCACCTGGACCAGCTCGCCACCCAGGCCGCCCGCGGCGTCATCCTGCCGCTGGACGACCTCGCCGAGACCCTGGAGCTGACCGCCGACGACTTCACCGAGGAGGTCTGGAACGCCGGCGAGTACCAGGACCGGCGCTACGGCATCCCGCTCGACGTGCACTCCCTGGCGATGTACTACAACACCGAGCACTTCGAGGCGGCCGGCATCACCGAGCCGCCCACCGACGAGGCCTCGTTCATGGACGCGCTCGACAAGCTCCAGGCGGCCGGCCACGAGCAGCCCTTCTGGATGCCCCAGCTCTGGCCGAGCCACCTGATGTGGCTGTCCCTGGCCTGGCAGAACGGCGCCGAGGTCTACGCCGAGGACGGCTCCGAGGCGCACTACGACGCGCCCGAGGCGGTCGCCGCGCTGGAGTGGCAGCGGTCCATCATCGAGCAGGGGTACAGCCCCTCCGACGTCGCCCAGGACTCCCAGTACGTCGCGTTCAAGAACGGCGAGACCTCCGTCACCTGGGACGGGATCTGGCAGATCAACGACCTCGAGGCGGCCGGGCTGCCCTACGGCATCGCCCCGGTGCCGACGATCGGCGAGGAGGAGGCGGTCTGGGCCAACTCGCACCACTTCTTCATCGCCAAGCAGGCCGGGGAGGACGAGAACAAGTACCTCGCCGCGCAGGCCTTCATCTCCTGGATGAGCGAGCACTCGGGCGACTGGGCGGGGGCCGGGATGATCCCCGCGCGGCAGTCGGTCCGCGACAGCGGCGTCCTGGACGACATGCCGCAGGGCGTCATCGCCGAGCAGATCGACAAGATGCGCTTCCTCCCGCCGGTCCCCGGCCTCGGTGGCGTGCAGACCGAGGCGCTGGAGCCCGCCCTCGCCGATGCCGTCCTCGGCAACGTCGAGCCGGCCGACGCCATGGGCCGCGCCTCCGCGCAGGCCACCGACCTGATGCAGGAGAACCTCGAGAGCTTCGGGGGCTGACCATGTCGGCGCCGGTGATCACGCCGCCCCGGAGCTCGGCGGAGCTCCGGGCGGCCCCGGGCCGTCACCTGCCCACCCACGGCAGGGCGACCCCGTGGCTCTTCCTCGCCCCCTACCTGGTGCTGTTCCTCGCGTTCGTGCTCGCCCCGATCGTGCTGGGCGCCTGGATCAGCCTGCACCGGTGGGACTACACGCTGCCCGGCAAGCCGTTCGTCGGGCTGGAGAACTACGCCACCCTCTTCGACTTCGACTCCATCACCGCCAGCCAGTTCTGGGACTCCATGCAGGCCACCGCGATCTTCACGGTGCTCTCCGTCCCGCTGCTGCTGGTGGTGCCGCTCGGCGTCGCCCTGCTGATGAACCTGAAGGTGCGGGGCAAGAACCTCTTCCGGGCGGTCTACTTCGCGCCCTACGTGCTCGGGGTGGCCGTCGTCGCCGTGCTGTGGCGCTACCTGCTGGACAACAACATCGGCCTCGTCAACTACTACCTCGACCGGCTCGGCCTGCCGGGGGACACCCCGTGGACCACCTCGGTGCCCGAGGCGTGGGTGGCGCTGGTCGCCGTCACGGTGTGGTGGACGCTGGGGTTCAACGCGGTGATCTACCTCGCCGCGCTTCAGGACATCCCGGGCGAGCTCTACGAGGCCGCCCGCGTCGACGGCGCCAACACCTGGCAGCGGTTCGTCAACGTCACCCTGCCCGGCCTGCGCCCCGTGCTGGCCTTCATCACGATGATCACGATCATCGCCTCGGCGAACATGTTCGGCCAGGCCTACCTCATCACCAACGGCGGGCCGGGCCGGGAGACCCGGACCGCGATCTACCAGATCGCCGAGACCGGGCTGCGGAACTACCAGATGGGCACCGCCGCAGCCATGAGCTACATCCTCACCATCATCCTCATGGTCCTGAGCATCGTGGTGTTCTGGGCGTTCCGGGAGCGGAAGGACCGGGCATGAGTACCTCAGTCGAGACCCGGGCCCCGGCCGGCGGCCCGGCCGCCGAGCCGCGGCCGGCCGGCCCCCGCCGGCCGGTCGGCCGCACGGTGCTGCGCTACGCGGTGCTGATCGCGCTGGCGCTGATCTTCGTCAGCCCGATCATCTTCATGGTCCTGACCTCCTTCAAGGAGCGCGGCCAGGCCGCCGGGTACCCGCCGACCTGGATCCCCGACCCGTTCACCACCCAGGCCTACGAGACCATCTTCGCGACCCGCGGCACCCCGGTGCTGCGGTGGTTCACCAACAGCCTCGTCGCGGCGGTGGCCAACGCCGCGCTCGTCGTCATCACCTCGGCGCTGGCCGCCTACGCCCTGGCCCGCATGCACTTCCGCGGGCAGCGGCTGGTCTTCGCCGCGGTGGTGCTGACGCTGTTCGTGCCGCCGGTCATCCTGATCATCCCCAACTACCTCATCGTCGGGGAGCTGGGCTGGCTCAACACCCTGCTCGCGGTGATCGTCCCGACGGCGGCCTCGGCCTTCGGGGTGTTCTTCCTGCGGCAGTTCTTCCTCGGCATCCCGGTGGAGCTGGAGGAGGCGGCCCGGATCGACGGCGCGCACCAGTGGCAGATCTTCTCCCGGATCGTGCTGCCCCTGGCCCGGCCCGCGCTCGCCACCCTCGCGCTGCTGTCCCTGCTGACCAACTGGAACGACTTCCTCTGGCCGGTCTACGTGCTCTTCAGCGCCGACATGCAGACCCTGCCGGCGGGCCTGTCGACCCTGCAGACGGCCAACTCGGTCCGGTACGACCTGCTGATGGCCGGCGCAGTCATCGCCAGCGTGCCCGTGCTCCTGCTCTACGTCTTCCTCCAGCGGTTCATCATCGAGGGCGTCTCCCGCTCGGGCGTCAAGGGCTGAGGATGGGCAGCGCCCGGTCCGACCGCCGTGGCCGCGGTGGTCCTGGCCGGCTGCGGCGGCGGGGGCGGCGGGACCGGCTACGGCGCCCCGGACGAGGCCGGCACCGGCGGCTCGCCGTCGGCCACCGCCACGCCCACCGGCCCGGCCGAGCCCGGCTCGCCCGCGGCCAACCCGGTCATCGACGACGACTTCCCGGACCCGGACCTGCTGGAGGTCGACGGCACCTACTACGCCTACGCGACCAACGGGAACAACCGCAACGTCCGGGTGGCCCGCTCGACCGACCTGCTCGCCTGGGAGCCGCTGCCGGACGCCCTGCCCGAGCTGCCCAGCTGGGTGATCCCCGGCAAGACCTGGGCGCCGGAGGTGACCGAGCTCGGCCCGGGCCGGTATGTGCTGTACTTCACCGCCACCAACTTCTCCCCGGCCCTGCAGTGCGTCGGGGTGGCCACCGGCACCGACCCGGCCGGCCCGTTCACCGTGGCGGGGGAGGAGATGCTGGTCTGCCCCGAGGCGGAGGGCGGCGCCATCGACGCCTCGACCTTCCGGGACGCCGACGGCACCTGGTACCTGCTGTGGAAGAACGACGGCAACTGCTGCGGGCTGGACACCTGGCTGCAGATCGCCCCGCTGTCCGCCGACGGCCTGAGCCTGGCCGCCGCCCCCACCCGGCTGGTCAAGCAGGACCAGCCCTGGGAGGGGGACCTGGTCGAGGCGCCCACCCTGGTCGAGCGGGACGGCACCTACACCCTGCTCTACTCCGCCAACGACTACGGCGGCCCCGCGTACACCATCGGCTACGCCACCGCCCCGGACGTGCTCGGCCCGTACACCAAGGCGCCGGAACCCCTGCTGACCACCGCCGGCACCGACGAGCAGTACGTCGGCCCCGGCGGGCAGGACGTGCTCGTCGGCCCGGACGGGCAGGACCTGCTCGCCTTCCACTCCTGGTACGGCGAGGAGACCTACCGGGCGATGAACCTCCTGCCGCTGCGGTGGACCGGCGGCACCCCCGCCGTCGAGCTGCCGTAGCCGGCTGTCACGATGGCGGCCCACCCCCCACCCACGACGGAGGCAATGATGACGTTCTCTCCTCGACGGCGGCCAGCAGCCCTGGTCGCCGCGCTCGCCGCGCTCGTGCTGGCGCTCCTCGGCGCCGGCCCGGCGGCGGCGCACCAGCCGGCCGCACCGGCCGCGGCGCACCCGCCGGCTGCCCCGGCCGCCCAGCACCAGCCCGCCGCCGCGGCCGCCCAGCACCAGCCCGCCGGCTGGCCGGGCCTGGGCACCAGGGACCGGTACACCA contains:
- a CDS encoding glycoside hydrolase family 2 protein — encoded protein: MSAPPPPGAGSRQDAPASRQDGTYPRPQAVRSRWADLCGTWDFAVAPPGGTTPGEVRFDRRIEVPFPPESPASGVGETGFLPEVWYRRTIDAADLRRAWFATDGAAGSPDGGPADGPDGGPADGPDGGAQGDRVLLHFGAVDYRATVWLDGQHLGSHEGGQTPFAVDITDVVTRAARSAEPGAPVVPRPLELVVRAQDDPADVAKPRGKQDWRAEPHAVWYHRTTGIWQPVWLEAVPALHIAELAWTADLPAASVTAEVRLSRRPTGQETLRVRLEHDGELLAEQSTRVLDQDVRVLLDLPRQHNGQAAQELLWSPERPTLVDATLTLAGPATAERTPGPAARSRPDEVTSYLGLRSAAVADGRFLLNDRPYYLRSVLGQGYWPQSHLAAPSAAALRAEVEAIKALGFNAVRVHQKAEDPRFLYWADRLGLAVWGEMASAYAFSARAVQQVTGEWVALVRRDRSHPCVVTWVPLNESWGVQHAAHVPAQRHYATGLANLTRAVDPTRPVVSNDGWEHTDSDIWSVHDYAPSGEQLRQRYGTADAVRELLAGGIGHAGRRVRLTCDGDRGQPLMLTEFGGVSYAADREEAWGYSTAADAEDFAARLRDLFDAVRACPPLAGFCYTQLTDTGQETNGLLDEDRRPKLPVEQLRALVLGDGGPG
- a CDS encoding LacI family DNA-binding transcriptional regulator, producing MGTGRIRLQDVASRAGVSIKTVSNVVNGTGSVTAATQQKVESALRELPYRPNLAARHLRRGTTGLVAVALPELTQPYFAELASELVRAAKAHGRIVLLSQTDGTEEAERALLSGVDLPVLDGLVLSPLALTAATLRTYPVQTPLVLLGEHIGPSGFNLVTIDNRRAAAEATGHLLDRGRRRVAAIGAQLDGPNETALLRLAGYHDALDRAGVPRRAELVAVVEHFHRPDGAAAMDRLLALPEPPDAVFCFNDALALGAMHTLASRGLDVPGDVAVVGIDDVEEGRFANPALTTISPDKRAVAATALELLLAPAGTEPRTVTVEHRLLPRQSTAAAGTGGRG
- a CDS encoding ABC transporter substrate-binding protein; translated protein: MRNAPRPHPRTPRRAARTPRRAAALAVTTAGALALAACGGGMTPEEAAGGGEAAAPEAEFTGEYTGPEVELAYWNGFTGGDGPFMQEMVDQFNSEHDNITVVPNTMEWGDFYQRVPAAVNAGEGPDVGVMHLDQLATQAARGVILPLDDLAETLELTADDFTEEVWNAGEYQDRRYGIPLDVHSLAMYYNTEHFEAAGITEPPTDEASFMDALDKLQAAGHEQPFWMPQLWPSHLMWLSLAWQNGAEVYAEDGSEAHYDAPEAVAALEWQRSIIEQGYSPSDVAQDSQYVAFKNGETSVTWDGIWQINDLEAAGLPYGIAPVPTIGEEEAVWANSHHFFIAKQAGEDENKYLAAQAFISWMSEHSGDWAGAGMIPARQSVRDSGVLDDMPQGVIAEQIDKMRFLPPVPGLGGVQTEALEPALADAVLGNVEPADAMGRASAQATDLMQENLESFGG
- a CDS encoding carbohydrate ABC transporter permease, coding for MITPPRSSAELRAAPGRHLPTHGRATPWLFLAPYLVLFLAFVLAPIVLGAWISLHRWDYTLPGKPFVGLENYATLFDFDSITASQFWDSMQATAIFTVLSVPLLLVVPLGVALLMNLKVRGKNLFRAVYFAPYVLGVAVVAVLWRYLLDNNIGLVNYYLDRLGLPGDTPWTTSVPEAWVALVAVTVWWTLGFNAVIYLAALQDIPGELYEAARVDGANTWQRFVNVTLPGLRPVLAFITMITIIASANMFGQAYLITNGGPGRETRTAIYQIAETGLRNYQMGTAAAMSYILTIILMVLSIVVFWAFRERKDRA
- a CDS encoding carbohydrate ABC transporter permease; translated protein: MSTSVETRAPAGGPAAEPRPAGPRRPVGRTVLRYAVLIALALIFVSPIIFMVLTSFKERGQAAGYPPTWIPDPFTTQAYETIFATRGTPVLRWFTNSLVAAVANAALVVITSALAAYALARMHFRGQRLVFAAVVLTLFVPPVILIIPNYLIVGELGWLNTLLAVIVPTAASAFGVFFLRQFFLGIPVELEEAARIDGAHQWQIFSRIVLPLARPALATLALLSLLTNWNDFLWPVYVLFSADMQTLPAGLSTLQTANSVRYDLLMAGAVIASVPVLLLYVFLQRFIIEGVSRSGVKG